A region of the Halosolutus amylolyticus genome:
GCGACGCGTCTCGAGGTCGGCCATCGTCCGTTCTCGATCGTCGAGTATCGCACGGATCACCTCGAGAACGTCGGCCAGTTCCTCGAGGTCGCGCGACTCCTCGAACTCCGCCGCTTCCTCCGTGAGTTTCGCGGCGAGTCTTTCGGCGTACTCCGCGTCGTCAGCAGTGTGAATCGCCGGCCGCTCGTCATTTGCCTTGATGATCTCCGGAATCCGATCGCGAACGAGTTTGTCGTACTCGGTAGGCATGTGTTCGAGTGGAAGATACCGGGATGGACTGAACTGAAACAGCGGTTCAGAACTCGGCGTCGACGGTGCCGTCTTCGTCGAGGTCGATCACGCCGTCGAATAGGTCGCGGAACTCGTCGACCAGCGCCGGGTCGTGGGGTTCTTCGGAGAGGTGGAAGAGACCGATCGCGTCGTACTCCTCGAGCAGGACGAGGATCCGCTCGACGGCGTCCAGTGCGCGTTCGTCGCCGGCGTAGTAGGCGAGTTCGGTGACGGAGTCGAAGCTGATACGGAGTTTGCCGTCGTGGTCGCCGAGAAAGCCGTCGATGTGGTCGACGATGCCGTCGACGTCGTCGGGTGCGGCGACGTAGTGGACCGTGTCGCTCGTGCGCCGAGAGTAGCCGCGTTCGATGCTCAGGGTGTCGAGAATCTCGGCGCGTTCTTCGTCGACGTCGTAGTACTCGAGTTTCTGCCTGACTTCGCGGGCCGTGGTTCGGGTGGAGACGACGAGGAAGTTGTCCGTGTCCGTCTTGAGGAAGTCGGTATCGATCCGATCGGTTTCGCCGGTACTGGGATGAAGAAGGAGGACGCCAGTCCCACCTGACACCGTCTCGGGAGTGCCGTCGATTTCGAGCGTGTACTCCATATTGGAGAGAACAACTTTCGGCACTGACTTAAGAGTGGGGATGTGGGTCCCGACGGGTTCGTGCGATCGACTCCCGGAAGCGATAGTTCGTCGACGAGTCACGGATCACGGCCGCTTCTCGTCCGGACGTTTCACTACCGGTCACTCGTCTGGTTCCAGAAGGACTCGAGAGGGCGAACGGTCGTCGTTCGATCGACCTGAATCCGGATGCCCACGGATCGTGGTCTGTGTGCCCCTCTCCACTCTCATGTTTTTAGGCCAGCCTAAAGTATCTACCGATGCCGAACCGGTCGTCGACATCGACGGCCGTCCACCCGAGAGAGATTGTCGACATTGACGGCCGACTACCCGAGAGATGAGATCGAGTGCCCGGCCAGCGCCCCATCTTCCGGCCGATCGTCGATCCGAATCCGTTTTGCCGGCCGGGCCTGATCGTCCACGTATGAGCGTACGCGAGGAGTTCGACGAGTGGGCTACGAGCGGCCGCGACAAGGGCATGGAGGAGCGACACTGGCACACCGCCAAACACGCCCTCGCACGGATGCCCGTCGAACCGGGCGATACCGTCCTCGATCTGGGCTGTGGGAGCGGCTACGCCGGTCGTGCGCTTCGGGACACCAACGACGCCGGTCGGGTCTACGGGCTCGACGGCGCGCCCGAGATGGCCCACAACGCCGCCGACTACACCGAGGACGATCGAGTCGGCTACGTCGTCGGCGACTTCGGCTCGCTCCCGTTCGCCGACGACTCGATCGACCACGTCTGGTCGATGGAGGCGTTCTACTACGCCAGCGATCCCCACCACACTCTCGAGGAGATCGCCCGCGTCCTCCGGTCCGGCGGCACGTTCTACTGCGCCGTCAACTACTACGAGGAGAACGTCCACTCCCACGAGTGGCAGGAGTTCATCGACATCGAGATGACCCGCTGGGATCGCGAGCAGTACCGCGAGGCCTTCCGCCGGGCGGGTCTCCACGTGGCCGAACAGGACAATATCCCCGATCGGGAGATCACCATCCCGAGCGAGGCCGAGTTCCCGACCGACGAGTGGGACACCCGCGACGCGATGGTCGAACGCTACCGCGAGTACGGGACGCTGCTGACCGTCGGCGTCGCACCCTGATCACGATCGTCGAACGGACACCCCCAGACGGCGTCGTCTCTTCCGACGGCGACCTCCGGACGGAGTCGCCCCTCTGTTTCGTCTGGAGCGGATCTCTCCGTCTCGATGCTCCTCGTCCCATCCGATCCTCCCTCCGAACCCCTTCGTTTCCACTCGAGTCGAAACGAAAGTGCCGTCGTCGCCCGCCTGGGTGTCCGTCGCGATCGATCTCGGGGAATCAGTTCGACTCGAACCGCTCCCCCGCCGGAATCGCGATCTCGAGCCAGTTCTCCTCGGGCGGGAGCGGACAGTCGAAGGTCTCGCTGTAGGCACAGAACGGCGTGTACGCGAGGTTGAAATCGAGGACGATCTCGTCGCCCGTTTCAAGGTCTCGATCGGCGGCCAGTTCCATGTATCGGCCGCCCTGGTAGGTCTGCTGGCCGGTCGTCTTGTCACGGAACGGGACGAAGTAGGGTTCGTCGTTCGGACTCTCGAGCTGGTAGGCGGCCAGTTCGACGGTGCCGTCCTCGAGGTCCGGATCGTCCCGAACGAGGTCGAACTCCAGCGTCACGGTCCGGAGATAGCGCATTTCACGACCGGCAGTCGTGTCCATCAGTACGACCTCGGGATCGTCGTGGACCGTTGCGGTCGCCGTCACCCGGTAGTCGGGATCCGGATCGAAATAGTCGAGGCCGGAGAACGCCTCGCGGTCCTCGGGCGGGATCGGCGACTGTGGATGCTCGGCGAAGAACTCGTCTTTCTCGGCGCGTTTCGATTCGAGGTCCTCTCGCCAGCGATCGACGTCGAGAGCGTCGTCGGACTCCGTCATACCCCACGTAACGTGGCGGGAAGGGAATGGCTTGCGCTTCGGGTGAGGGGAACGCGTCGTGTTCGGTTCGCTGGCGAGATTCGAACCGGCGTTACGTCTCGATCGTCAGGTCTGTTCTCACTCCTCGATCGTCAGGACGCCGTTCCGCGCGGACACGTCGCTGGCCTCGGGGGGCAGTTCGAACTCGAACTGCTCGTCGCCGGTGACGACGATCGCCGTCGATCCGATGACGTCGACCGCGAGGTCGTCGCCCGCGTGGCCGAAGTCGATCGCGATGACGCTCACGTCGTCGTACTCGATCGTTCGGACGACCGCGCCGCTGTGATCGACGTTCTGGAGGGACTCTGGGACTTTCATACCACTCGTAGGCGCTCACGCAGTTAAAGCGACACCCCTACAGATTTCGGCCGCCGACGCGAATCGCGAGCCCGGGCCACGGTTTATATTGGATGGGGCGGCCAGTCCAGTCCGTCAACGCTATGGACGACGACCGCCGAGTACGGTATCCATGACGAACTGGCGGCCGGTGTTCGGCCACGACGAGCCCTACGACGCGCAGGTCGACGGCATCGAGACCGCCATCGATACCGCTCGCGACGGCGGCTACACCGTCATCGAGGGCGCCTGTGGCACCGGGAAAACGATGATCGCGCTCACCGCGGGGATCGACCTCGTGCGCGATCCGGACACCGACTACGAGCGCGTGTTCGTGCTCACGAGCGTCAAACAGCAACTGCGCCAGTTCGAGGCCGACCTCGAGACGATCAACGAAAACTTGCCCGATGACTGGAATCCGGTCTCCGGCCTCACGCTCGTCGGGAAGGCAGACGTCTGTCCGTACAATCGCGAAAACGCCGGCGGGATCGACGATGGCAACGTCTACGATCGCTGTGAAACCCTCCGCGATCGGACCCGCGACCTCACGGGGGAGGGCGGCGACACGACGGCGGGTAGCCTGACCGCACGCGCCCGCCAGCAACAGACCGGGCTCGCGGACAGCGGCCGGACGGGGACCACCGCCCGATTCCTCGAGACTGCGGACGAAACGGCCCCGTACCCGCTCGAGATGCCCACCTACTCGGACGGCGGCCCCGTTGGCACGGAGACCGAGTACTGCCCGTTCTACGCACAGTACCTGGAGGACCTCCCTGACGACGAGGAGGGCGACGCCGCGGAGGCCGTCCCCTTCGACTTCACCGAGGCCGGCATGGTCACGCCCGACGACCTCGTCGCTCGATCGGTCCGACACGGGACCTGCCCACATTCGGTGATGGGCGCACTGCTGGGCCACGCCGAGGTCGTCATCGGGAACTACTACCACTGTGACTCGGATCTACTAGTACAAGCTTCCTGAGAACGACCTCGTTGGTCGTGTTATGAGTGTATGCTAAAAGTAGTTCTCCGGGGGTTCCCAGTTCTTATACGGCGCAACCCAAGTTTCGTAGAACTCTTCTACATCGCGCAGTTCACGCCGTAGGTCGTCGAGTTGCCGAGTGATGTCGTCGGCCTCGTGAAATGGGAGGTCGTGCAGGTTCTCCTTATACGCCTCGAAGTCCTTGTAATGAGAGCGTGGGTCGAACGCGTCCACATCTTTCGCCACCGTGCGAAGACGCGGCAGCCGCACGCCGTGTTGCCGCTTCACACGGTCGCGGTGGACGTTGTTGAAGATCCTAATCTGGTAGTTCATTAACCCAACTTTGTTCTGGAACTGCTCCTTTTCGTTGGGAGCCTTTCGCCCACCAGTCAGCGCAATCCAGCCCGAATTCATCTGATGATGGCGCTTTTCCTTCTCGTCCATTTGCTCGTACTTCCCATACGGAGTCGCGTCGAATCCGTCGAGGACGGCGTGGCGGTATGCTACGTAGCTCACGCCGACAACGAGCGGGGCGAACGAGGTGAACACCGCTGACTCCGTGGAGAGGCCGCGCTCGAACACTACGACGACGACTGCGTACATCAGCGGTACGCGCGCGACGAGCCCCCATTTGAGTGGTGACGGGGATAGCTCTCTGAAGCCGTAAAGATCCTCGTAGACGACCCAGCGGAGGCGGCGTGCGACGAACAGCATCCACACGAGGTGGAAGAGGAACGCCGCGAGCGTGCCGAACACCAGTGCAATGGCCGCTAACACGATGAGAAGTCCGGTGAGTGGCATGTAGATAGAGTTCCGCGCGTCGCGGTAGAACGACGACCGAGTGCGGTCGGCACTCTTCGTGAATATGTGCGCGATAGCGTCAAGCCAGCGCCGCCCCGCCAGTACCGACGCGACTACCACCGCGCCGAACGCGAGAATCCCCGGTGCGTTGAGGTAGTAAACGAGCACGAAGAACCCCGTCGGCACAATGGCGAGGATGAGCGCGTACGACAGTTCGAGGTGCTCGGCGCTCTTGTTCGACGGTTTCTTGGCAGCGCGGTATTCCTTCTTGTCTTGCGGATGGTAGGTGATGACGCCGAGGAGATACCAAGCACAAAACGCGAGTGCGACATGTACTGGATCCCCTAGGAGTCTATCGATGTGATTGAAGAAGACGGCAATCAACACGACTGCAGCAGATGAAATAATGTCGCTCCCAATGACTATTCGTTCTACTCCAGCAACAAGTCCAACCAGTAGTGAGAGAGTCGCACTAATTTTCACCATTAGCCAGATGACATGACGAGTATACGGGAAAGAGTCTCTAATGAATTCATAGATAAACATAATAGTCGAGTAGAGTACAAACCCTAGACTCATTCCTCGCCCTCATCATCAGTAGGGCGGTACAACTGACTCGGGTCAGTAATTTCGAGATCGTCTAGGTCTCGGGTGAGCCGCCGTTCATGCTCTTTGAGTTGGTCATCAGTCAATTCCTTGAGTCGGCTTTGCATAATGTCCCTGGGTGGAACAAGCAACGACGATTGGTCAAGGGAGGGATGGAATCCATAATCCCGACGAACCAGTTCTTCTTTTACAGCTCGAATTTCAACTTTGAGGAGGTCTTTTTCGTCCATATTTTCTAATTCAGATATGGTTGGTCTGAGGAGAAATGATGATTCTACGACCATACTGGCCACTACTGGTAATCAGGGGCTCTGCCGGTCTCTTGTTGGCCATCACTCAAGCCAAGGAGATATTCAAATATAAATTCCTATCAAAGCATTGAGATATGTTGGTCGGCAGATTCTATCAGAAAATCACCATACCCATTATTGAGTACAGCACATATTGTGCTGTAGCATGCCGTACTTGGATATGGGGATTTTCCTGACGTGAGTCCTACTATCGTTATACTTCTTGGATATTAGAATCGCTCTTCCCACATCCAGGACATTTGTACCCTGCTGCTTCAAAGTCGAAAATCACTCCTGACTGCGAACAGGTTGAGTCAATGCACTTCACTTGTGCCATGTATGCTGAATATCCCAATACAGCTTATATCTATCGGCTCAAATGATTATTTTGATATGTAGTGTTTGGAAGCACTCGGTGAGCAGATCTGCGAGCGTTCTCCCAAACCAACTTTACAAGCCATTCACCGTGACTCGGATCTATTAACACAAGCCAGCTGAAATTCCTCCTTATGATACGATACCAATTTGCACCGGATCGCGGACATCATGCCTTAGCGTGGGGTCAGGCGGAGGCGTACCCGGGCGACGATAACATTCAGAAGATCAAGGGGAATCTGGCTGAAATCGCGTTCTACGAGTTTTGTCGTCACACCCTTCCAATAGAGCAGTGGCATTGGCACAACGGCGAGTTCCTAAGAAGAGCCGAACAGGAATATTGTGAACACGATTTCACGATCGGGCATAATACTGTAGACGTCAAAGGTCGGAGCCGGGTCAAGGATCTCTTTGACTTGAAATCAATCGATAGTGATCTGGTTGTGCTTGTCGGTATCCCATCTGATCTGGCAGACGACGTTGCCGAAGCAGAGAACCTGCTTGATTTTGCACGGAGAGGGCCTGCAGACTATGATCCAGTAGTGATACTGGGGCTCGTTGACCAGGCAGACATCTCACCGGAGTCGTATGAATTAGACCACCCAGCACCAGGCGGTCCACGAATAGAACGACTTCCGCTGAAACCAGCAGGCCAACTCCCGACTGGGATTGCTATTGAGGACTGGCTTCAACATCATGTTGAGTTCACCTCATCTGGCGACGAGGTCGGACAAAGACAATACGAGGGCATTCGACAGTTCCACACAAGTTCAAATGGCGAAACGCTACTTCCGGGGTCCTTCGTAACCCCAACAGACAGAGTTGGGTTGTACACTGATGGCGAGGATTTCCCTGCTCGTGGTATGGTCGTTGAATGCCCCGATCAACCAGCAGGCGCGACATTCAACGGGGACACGAAGAGGTATGAAACAACCGGTGGCATTACCCACGGACGGACACCCGCTATTGGTGTCATAGCAATAGAACACCTCTCTGAAGAGATCACCGAGGAAATCGGCCAACTTTGTGAGGAACACGTCTATCCAGCTGTATCCCAACTGATTTACAGCCACTATGATGATTCACTCGTCAAATTTACTGGATCATCCGCAGTAAGAAAGGAAGGCCATATACGGAGTACTCGATTTAACAGCGAAAGTCCCTTATCCAATAGTTGGTGGCCTTCTACCGAGGAGCAGTAGTGTTCTGTTCGATCCAGTCCTTCTGAGCCGTTCTGTAGCTACGCTACGAAGGGCATTTATCGGTGCCTAGCGCCGTAATAGTCAGAACCAATGTCGGAAGAACGTACTGAACCAACACCTGTTGAGCGGCGAATCTATCAAACCCTTCTTCATCTCTACCAAGAGCCAGTTACTGATGAAGACCTAGATGCAGCGACTCGTATTAATGGTCCAGATGACTTCGATGCCATCGAATACGAAAATATGATTCCGTCTGTGAAAGCGATGAATTTAGATCACGGCCGGTACATGGCATTAAAGTTCCTCTGGTGGCGGTTCAAGGAGGAAAACGGGTATTACAACCCCTGGCATTTCCAGTTCCTCGTCGAGTCTCTTGAACATAACATATTGGAGAACGTTGGGATTAGCTACCCTAAGAAGCTGAACGACCAGTATAAATCAGACCCTCAGTTCATGCAAGAGATTGGTGAAGTTCCTCGCCTAGGATACTCTACCAATCAATATGCCATCCTCCGCGCTTGTGGATTTATCGAGCACTATCTACGAGACAACGTAGATGTCAAACGTCATCTCCGCAACTATGATGACGACAAGGTCACCTTCGCCCGGTTGATTAATTGGGCGACCAAAGAAGATCGGTTACGGGGAGATACGAGGATGCTTCTCCATTTCGTGAGAGAAGTCAGGAACAACGCTGCTCATAACATGTGGCTGGAGCGGAACTACTCACTCGACATTTTAACCCATGCACGAGAATGTGCAGTCTACGTCATCGACGACATACTTCGGGAGTTATCGAATGAGGGTGGACAACTTGAAGAAGAACTACCAACGGGAGACCGATCACAAGAACTGATCCGACACATTGAATCGGAATTCTTGTGGTGGTTTGACGAGTCTAAGCATAGCTGGGTCACTGAGTTCCAAACGGATGAACCAGACGAGTAGAATTCAATCAACACGCATATCGACTGCTCGCACCTCGACCAGCTCAAAGAGACACGGTTCAATTCCGCGGGTGAGAAACCACTGACAGTCCACGCTGGAATCCTCGTGGAGTTACCGCTACGGTGGTGCTCTGCGTTTTCGCATCGTGAACCGATGCCGGACAAACTCTGTCAGCGATACGGTCGCTGATCCGTGCGCTCTGAGTACGGTCGGGGATTGGACAATCCAACGACGATCCCGATGAGGACTACTCTCTTATCCCTTCATCGTTTGCTTGAGGGCGGAATTCGCGGCGGCTCGCATTTGCCATAGCGGGGGAATCGCCAAGTCGTCCCGGTCAAGTATCCCATCTCTCTCGCCCTTGTCGGGGTGTTTTACCCGGTTGACTATCTCGCGCCACGATCCGACGTCCTCTACGGTCATCCCTGTGCTTTCGGCTATGATTTGATCCTTCTCGTTATATTCGGGTAAGAGTGTGTTCTCGCAAACGTAGTAGAAGTTCGCCGCAGCGGTCCAGAGATCCGACGACAGCGCATCGTCGTACATATGTAGCGCGACGCGGATATCGGCCTCCGCGTCCGATTCAATCCGTTTCGAGCGGTACTCCCGGACGTTTCGATAGACGGATGCCACGTCTCCTACGATCTCGACTTCCTCGGGGATCTCGTTCCTTCCAAGTAGCGCTATCGCAAAGTTACCTGGAGAGAGTTGAGACTGGTATTCCAGCGCGCCCTTCTTTGACGTGTACGCTCCGGACACAACTTGACCGGGACTCTGTGAAAAGAAAACTGGGTCGTCCGTGCATAAATTGAGAGAAATCAACAGGTCGAAGATATCAGCATGATCTCGTAGAGGTGGTTCCAGCGTTTCCAGTGACTGATCAGAAACGATCCACCAGTGACGCTCCGGATGGTCCACAGACTCCTCCACACGTATCTCGCGCTCACTGGTGACCGTTCGTCGGCCGTGGTAGGCCTGCTCGTTGACCCACAAGTCAATCGATTGGTTCTGTCGGAATTCTATGTCGCTCCCGTCGTTCCGGATCGATTTGACCTTGTTTGCTTTCTCGTCAACCCGTGATTGATTTCCCGTCCGGATCTGACTCAAGGGCCGAAGATAAGATGGAACGTACGTAGCCATCTCGTCAAAATACTCTGTCGTCTCATAATAGCACTAGCGGCACTATTCTCGCTGAACGCCGGTACACTTCCCCTTCTAAGTCGCCCATCTTCCAATATGACTCTGGAAGAATCGGTTCGAGAACTAGAGGAGCGTCTTGACCTCAGCCAGAGCGAGGGGATTGAGGAGACCGGCCGAATGGTCGCTCAACTCCAGGATTAAACACCCAGCAGTCAGCTCATCAACTGACCCGAATATCAGAAGTCAGTTGGTGGAAGGAGATCACAAAGAACTGGAGCTTGTTCAAGGAGTGCGTCAAAGAGCGGTTTAGTGTGTCGATATAATGCGTGATGTTCGTCGACCGTATAGGCGGATTCTTCGTTGTGTGATTGGGTGAGGAAGCCATTGTCGAATAGCGGTGTGAGCGTAGCGTCCAGTGCTGCATCGGTGCGTCCCGACTCGATTTCGAGTGTGTGGCGAGTAAACTGCG
Encoded here:
- a CDS encoding nucleoside triphosphate pyrophosphohydrolase, translating into MPTEYDKLVRDRIPEIIKANDERPAIHTADDAEYAERLAAKLTEEAAEFEESRDLEELADVLEVIRAILDDRERTMADLETRRREKRAERGGFDDRIVLERVESE
- a CDS encoding class I SAM-dependent methyltransferase, which encodes MSVREEFDEWATSGRDKGMEERHWHTAKHALARMPVEPGDTVLDLGCGSGYAGRALRDTNDAGRVYGLDGAPEMAHNAADYTEDDRVGYVVGDFGSLPFADDSIDHVWSMEAFYYASDPHHTLEEIARVLRSGGTFYCAVNYYEENVHSHEWQEFIDIEMTRWDREQYREAFRRAGLHVAEQDNIPDREITIPSEAEFPTDEWDTRDAMVERYREYGTLLTVGVAP
- a CDS encoding DUF7127 family protein — protein: MKVPESLQNVDHSGAVVRTIEYDDVSVIAIDFGHAGDDLAVDVIGSTAIVVTGDEQFEFELPPEASDVSARNGVLTIEE
- a CDS encoding DUF7090 family protein, which encodes MEYTLEIDGTPETVSGGTGVLLLHPSTGETDRIDTDFLKTDTDNFLVVSTRTTAREVRQKLEYYDVDEERAEILDTLSIERGYSRRTSDTVHYVAAPDDVDGIVDHIDGFLGDHDGKLRISFDSVTELAYYAGDERALDAVERILVLLEEYDAIGLFHLSEEPHDPALVDEFRDLFDGVIDLDEDGTVDAEF
- a CDS encoding DUF1684 domain-containing protein, which gives rise to MTESDDALDVDRWREDLESKRAEKDEFFAEHPQSPIPPEDREAFSGLDYFDPDPDYRVTATATVHDDPEVVLMDTTAGREMRYLRTVTLEFDLVRDDPDLEDGTVELAAYQLESPNDEPYFVPFRDKTTGQQTYQGGRYMELAADRDLETGDEIVLDFNLAYTPFCAYSETFDCPLPPEENWLEIAIPAGERFESN